A window of the Balaenoptera acutorostrata chromosome 13, mBalAcu1.1, whole genome shotgun sequence genome harbors these coding sequences:
- the SOCS6 gene encoding suppressor of cytokine signaling 6 has protein sequence MKKISLKTFRKSFNLNKSKEEADFMVVQQPSLASDFGKEDSLFGSCYGKDIASCDLNSEDEKGGKSRSKSESLMGTLKRRLSAKQKPKGKGGAPSGGSADEDTFSSSSAPIVFKDVRAQRPMRSTSLRSHHYSPTPWPLRPTTSEETCIKMEVRVKALVHSPGPGPALNGVRKDFHDLQADTACQEQTNSLKSSESQDGDLHLHLEEHVPVVIGLVPQDYIQYTVPLEEGMYPLEGPRGYCLDGSSPMEVSAVPPPGGGGSFPEDENQVDPDLVVAPEIFVDQSVNGLLIGTTGVVLQSPRASPDDAPPLSPLLPPLQTNQIQRNFGGLAGSDAHVAESMRCHLNFDPNSAPGVARVYDSVQSSGPMVVTSLTEELKKLAKQGWYWGPITRWEAEGKLANVPDGSFLVRDSSDDRYLLSLSFRSHGKTLHTRIEHSNGRFSFYEQPDVEGHTSIVDLIEHSVRDSENGAFCYSRSRLPGSATYPVRLTNPVSRFMQVRSLQYLCRFVIRQYTRIDLIQKLPLPNKMKDYLQEKHY, from the coding sequence AAGAGGATTCCTTATTTGGTAGCTGCTATGGAAAGGATATAGCCAGCTGTGATCTCAACAGTGAAGATGAAAAAGGCGGGAAGAGTAGATCAAAAAGTGAAAGCCTAATGGGTACGTTGAAAAGACGGCTCTCTGCGAAACAGAAGCCGAAGGGCAAGGGCGGCGCGCCCTCCGGGGGCTCCGCGGACGAGGacaccttctcctcctcctcggcCCCCATCGTCTTCAAGGATGTGAGGGCGCAGAGGCCCATGAGGTCCACCTCCCTGCGCAGCCACCACTACAGCCCCACGCCGTGGCCCCTGCGCCCCACCACGTCGGAGGAGACGTGCATCAAGATGGAGGTGAGGGTCAAGGCCCTGGTCCACTCGCCCGGCCCGGGCCCGGCCCTGAACGGCGTGCGCAAGGACTTCCACGACCTCCAGGCCGACACCGCGTGCCAAGAACAGACGAACTCGCTCAAGAGTTCCGAGTCTCAGGATGGGGACCTGCATCTCCACCTGGAAGAACATGTGCCTGTCGTTATTGGACTCGTGCCTCAGGACTACATTCAGTACACTGTGCCTTTGGAGGAGGGGATGTACCCTCTGGAAGGACCGCGCGGCTATTGTCTGGACGGCTCCTCCCCCATGGAGGTCTCCGCGGTCCCTCCTCCAGGGGGAGGCGGCTCCTTCCCCGAAGACGAGAATCAGGTAGACCCGGACCTCGTGGTGGCCCCAGAGATCTTCGTGGACCAGTCGGTGAATGGCTTGCTGATCGGCACCACGGGAGTCGTGCTGCAGAGCCCGAGGGCGAGTCCCGACGACGCCCCGCCACTCTCACCGTTGCTACCTCCCCTGCAGACGAATCAGATCCAAAGGAACTTCGGCGGGCTCGCCGGCTCGGACGCCCACGTGGCCGAAAGTATGCGCTGTCACTTGAATTTCGATCCTAACTCTGCCCCCGGGGTTGCCAGAGTTTATGACTCGGTGCAGAGTAGTGGTCCCATGGTTGTGACAAGCCTTACAGAGGAGCTGAAGAAACTGGCGAAACAGGGATGGTACTGGGGCCCCATCACTCGCTGGGAGGCAGAAGGGAAGCTGGCCAATGTGCCGGATGGTTCTTTCCTTGTTCGGGACAGTTCTGACGACCGTTACCTTTTAAGCTTGAGCTTTCGCTCGCATGGCAAGACCCTTCACACTAGAATCGAACATTCAAATGGTAGGTTTAGCTTTTATGAACAGCCGGACGTGGAAGGACACACGTCTATCGTGGACCTGATCGAGCACTCGGTCAGGGACTCCGAGAACGGGGCCTTCTGTTACTCCAGGTCTCGCCTGCCGGGCTCGGCCACCTACCCCGTCAGGCTGACCAACCCGGTGTCGCGCTTCATGCAGGTGCGCTCCCTGCAGTACCTGTGCCGGTTCGTCATCCGCCAGTACACCAGGATAGACCTGATTCAGAAGCTGCCGCTGCCAAACAAAATGAAGGACTATTTGCAGGAGAAGCACTACTGA